TTGCTACTGTTGTTTACTTAAATGTGACGTGAGCTTGAAATTGTCAATAGGACACAGCTCCATGCTTATGACTGTTAACACtttacacaagcacacactatCAAactgacagagggagaaaggtgAGCGGCCAAAGAGCAGACATTCATTTTTGAAAAGCATGAGTAGCAGATTAGAAGAGCTGCGTACAGCACTATAGCCCTGTGGTCGAGCTAAAACAatcctcgtgtgtgtgtgagagagaggggaaacgcAATTCAATCAACAGTGGTGAGATTACTTTCAGCCAACAGACGCCAGTCCTACCTTTAGTGGCCACTCGTACACAATCGATTTTGGTCTCCTgcgaggggagaaaaaaaagagagaacgagaaagagagggacaaagagagcgaaagagaggcaTTAGttctcaaataaaacaaataaaaatagttcAGTCAACATATTAGCTGTCAGGACTGTGTAGGGACTGCTGCCTCTTAAAAAGGCTTTGGTTGTCCCAATCTGATCAGACTGACTGGGCAGTAaaacatagacacagagagagacacaaggaacagaaggcaagagagagaccagagagacgagagagacacgaAGCAGAGGCAGAGGCGAGACACAGAGAggcagaagacacagagagacagagagacagagaacgagagagagcagagagcaggaagagtccgaggagagcgagagaggagagagagtccgaTGGAGAAGAGATCGTACCTGGGGAGATGTccggagagcggagagagacccgagagagagagtccagagagagagaagagaggagagagagagacagtcccgTAGAGAGAGAGCttgagcgcgagagagagaaagagcgagcgcagagagagagagagaggagcgcgcgagagaggagagaggaggcaatGAGGATGATACTCGACTagaaagcgcgagagagagagcaagcgcgacgcggagagagagagcaggagcgcgagagagcgagcagcaggagcaggagagagagagggcgcaggagagagagacgagagagagagagcgagagagagagagagagcgcgagagcgagagagagcggggcGCGGAGAGAGCGCGCAGAGAGCGGCccgcgcgcgagagagagcgggCGCGCGCAGAGAGAGCGGGAGCGCCGCGAGAGAGAAGCGGCCGCGCAGAGAGAAGGAATTGGGCGCGGAGGAAGAGCggcgctgagagagagagcgggcgcgagagagagaagcggggCGGAGAGAGGAGCGTGCGCGCGAGAGAGATGAGCGGGACGCGCgcggagagagaggcagggccgGAGCGCGAGCGGACGAGAGAGAGCGGGGCGCGAGAGGAGAGCGGGCGCGccgagaaaagaaaagaaagcgGGGCCGTGGGGGCGCGAGAGAGAGCGGGCGCCTGGAGAGAGAGCGGGGCCGGAGAGAGAGCGGGCGCGAGAGAGAGcgggcgcgcgagagagagagcggcgcgAGAGAAGAGCAGCGGGCCGCCGAGAGAAGATGCGGGCGCGAGAAGAGAGCGGCGGCGAAGAGAGAGCGGGGCGCGAGAGAGAGCGGGCGGGGCGAGAGAAGAGCGCGGGCGAGAGAGCCGGGCGGGCGAGAGAAGAGCGGGCGCGGCGAGAAGAGAGCGGGCTGGACGCGAGAAAGAACGGTGCAGACAGAACGACAGCCgtacaggacaacagacagacagacagtaagagagagagagagacacagggacgcagagagacagagacgcagagagacacAAGACGCAGAGAGACACGAGCGCAGAACGAGAGCGAGACGCACGGAGACGCAGACGAGAGACAGCGAGCAGAACAGAGACcgcagagacgagacagacagacgcagagagacacagagaggcagagagagccagagacgcagagagagaagagctgcacgagagagacagagacgccagagagacacagaagacgcagaagaagacagagacgcagagagacacagagtcgccagagtagagacagagacgcagcagagagcagagacgcaacagagagaggacagagacgcagagaggacacagagacgcagagagagacagagcgcagagagacacagagacgcagagagaacacagagagcagagagacacagagatgcagagagagacagagacgcagagagagacagagacgcgagaagagagcgagacgcagagagagacaagagacgcagagagggacagaagaccagagagagacagagacgccagaggagagacagagacgcagagaggacaacagagacgcctgagagagcagagaggcaagcagagagacgacagagacgcagagagcaggacagagcacgcagagagacacagagacgcagagagagacagagacgcgagagacacagagacgcagagagacacagaagacgcagagagagacagaagaccgcagagagacacaggagacgcagagagagacaagagattgcagagagagacgagacgcagaagagagagacagagacgcaggagagagacagagacgcagagagagaccagagatgcagagaagaggacagagacgcagagaagacagagacgcagaagagacacagaggacgcagagagagacagagagcagagagagacagaacgcagagagagacagagacgcagagagacacagagaagaagcGCAAAGAGAGAGTACGCGAGAGCcacagagacgcagagagacacagagacgcagagagacacAGGACGcatgagagaacagagagcaggacagaggacggagagagacacagagacgcagagagacacagagacgcagagagacacagagatgcagagagaggacagagacgcgAGAGAGCACGAGAacgcagagagacacagaagacgcagagagagaccagagacgcAGAGAGACGCAAGAGACGACAAGAGCGCAGAGAGACACGAGACGACAGAGAGAGCCgcagacacacagaaagagatgAGCACACatgaagagaacagaggagagagacacgagacaCCTGTAAGATAGAGAGGACACTGAGCGATCAGGACatagacagagacgagagacaaacagaggagcgagagagagagatccaacagacagagacgcagagaggacacagagccgcagagaggagacacagaagagagacaggaaaagagagagaccgGAACACGGAacaccagacagagacacaacagacagagacacatcaacaggagcacacacacacagagagcaacacaaacacacagaagagacacacacacagagacacacacacacagagacacacacagagacacacacagagacacacacagagagaccgacagagaagAAAAGGAAAAGGCTATTCAGAAGGAAGTGTGGAGTGAAATGTGATCTGCACAGCCATCCTTTCttctcacagacaaactgaaaaaaAGAGTGAAAAAGTTTTCCACAACAAGGAGGGGAAAAGCAGGAGGCAGAAATGGCTTTGCCTTCGCTCGTCTTACAAACgtggaacaaacaaacaaacacggtGCAAAGCAACGGTACATGAATATTCAGGGGAATGGAGAAAGTGACTTGGGGCTTATGCTTAAATCCCCCTGTGCTTTATGACAGCAAAATGCACTTGTGTGGCTTGGTGCATTATTGAGGAGACGCCAGATTAAACTGTGGGGTGTGCTGAATATTTAAAACAACTCGGGGGGTGCTGTGAGTCTGTGGGACTCaggtggggagaggagaagagactggtTTCTACTAAGACTGCTTGATGACAATGGAGCCAGATATTTACAATATGGCACGTTGCCAGTACTTAACGAGATACTGGCATGTCGCTGGAATAGCTAGCAGTAATTTAGTTGGAATCATTTGGATCACTTAGAATCTAGGATTAMAATTATTGTCTTAAACTAAACATGTGAACACCTATATTTCCACTTAGGTCTAACTGCTGGGGTTAGTATTGAATGTTTTCGCTCTGCCTCAGAGTGTGGTGGCCTTTCTTTGAGGCACCCTGCTCTGAACTGAGGGTAGAGGACTGAGGGGAATGAGAAATATTGTTTTcagtctctccccctttctcccctcttcttctcagAAGAGAAATCCTTAGTACAGGGCACACTGATCTTCTTTGTGGGAAAACTGTRTCGAAATACACTACAACACAGCTGTACCACTAGGCTCTGCCCTACTGTCCCCACAGCACCCTATTAGTAGTAGGAGGGGAGGAAAAcaacctgctcctctcctctcccagacctCCATTAGAGGGGCAACACTagaaggagagaccagagaactGAGACGAGCCTAATCTCaaccccctctccacctccctcgaCTCTAGCCCCCCCTGGCTAGTCTCTCTCCAATGAATTATCTAATGAATGGCCTGAGCTTGattgaagaagagaggaggagagcagaggacagcggaggaggggaggacagcagaggaggggaggacagcagaggaggggaggacagcagaggaggggaggacagcagaggaggggaggacagcagaggaggggcggacagcgagaggagaggaaggaacagcAGAGGATAGGGAGGACTagcagaggaggggaggacagcagaggagagaaggacagcagaggagagaaggacagcagaggagagaaggacagcagaggaggaggaggaacaagCAGGGAGaggggacagcagaggagaggaagacaacagaagagaggagggcagcagaagagggaggacagcagaagagaggaggacagcagaagagaggaggacagcagaagagaggaggacagcagaggaggggacagcagaggaggggacagcagaggaggggacagcagaggagaggaggaaggctgaggagaggagaaggctgaggagaggaggaaggctgaggagaggaggaaggctgaggagaggaggaaggctgaggagaggaggaaggctgagagaggaggaggctgaggagatgaggagagaaggacagcagaggagaggaggaaggctgaggagaggaggaaggctgaggagagggaggaaggtgaggagaggaggaaggctgaaggagaggaggagatgaggagagaaggcagcaagagggagaggaggacagcagAGACGAGAGGGGaaggctgaggagaggagggNNNNNNNNNNNNNNNNNNNNNNNNNNNNNNNNNNNNNNNNNNNNNNNNNNNNNNNNNNNNNNNNNNNNNNNNNNNNNNNNNNNNNNNNNNNNNNNNNNNNNNNNNNNNNNNNNNNNNNNNNNNNNNNNNNNNNNNNNNNNNNNNNNNNNNNNNNNNNNNNNNNNNNNNNNNNNNNNNNNNNNNNNNNNNNNNNNNNNNNNNNNNNNNNNNNNNNNNNNNNNNNNNNNNNNNNNNNNNNNNNNNNNNNNNNNNNNNNNNNNNNNNNNNNNNNNNNNNNNNNNNNNNNNNNNNgagaggaagagaggagggcagcagaagagaggaggacagcagaagagaggaggacagcagaagagaggaggacagcagaaggagaggagggacagcagAGGAGGGCGACAGCAGAGGAGGGGACAGCAGAGGAGGggacaggcagaggagaggaggaaggctgagagaggagaaggctgaggagaggaggaaggctgaggagaggaggagagaaggacagcagaagagaggaggaaggctgaggagaggaggaaggctgaggagaggaggaaggctgaggagaggaggaaggctgaggagaggaggatgggctTTTCATTAGGGCTAATTTATTTGCATTTAGAAAAGGGGGAGgtgtttaaaaaaacatcaatTAAGCCAAAGTGTTAATAATGCATTTGTGAATGGGTGAACTTTTATACAATCCGAGCAGCAGGACATTGATAAAAATTGTGTTTTGCCTCTTGGTGTGCTGGCCTGTACTCCCACTGACAGTACATTAGAGTGGTTAGGAGAAGAGGGTTAATGGGGTTGTAATACTGGGTTATTGACCATTAGGACGCTGGAATGGTTGTCAAATAGGCCCTGAAGGAGAGTCTTGTTGTGGCTGttcatttatcacaattttctgcATCRAGTTTGCCTTGCTCTCCGTTCCCTGTGAACAGGGAAGTGATTCAACTCAGTGATGAGATAGACTCTAGCTGACTGTTGAGATTGAGGCTGTACTGTCTGTTTTCACTGCAGAAGTCTTGGGTGTCAGAGTTGGTAGGAGACAGGAAATGAGAGGTAAGGTGGGTTGGACTGTAGCATGGTAACACTGGCAGTCAGGGTTGGGCCAATAGGAAGACGACATAGAAATAACCCACTCACAAATACCAATCCATAATGCCACATCAACAGGAATGTCCTTTTAAATAAGGGGCCATTTCCTGTAAACAATGAATCATTTGGAGTAAGTGGTGCATTATAGGATATTAACAATATGAGGAAATTACTTCAAAATGGGCTTTTGTAAAGACATAGAAAACATGACACAGTAAAAAGTCTCCAATCAGTTTCACATTCAATCTCCTATATTGGGTGTGAACGAGTCATGACTGACATGAAGTCCCGGCGGCCAATCCCCACCCCAACATCCCCCTGCTCACTCACCCCATTGGCCGTGCTGACGGCCTGGTAGTAGACGCTGTAGCTCTTGTGTGGGAGAAGGGGGGCGTTCCAGTAGCCGTTGTAGGTGCGGTTGTCTCCGATGCAGAAGGGTACGGGGGTCTTGATGTCGCCCATGGGCAGCTCYGCTGTGAAGTAGTACTGGGAGTTGAGCACGGTGGTGTTCTGGAAGTGGATGGGCACCGGGTAGCAGCGCAGGATCTCTACCGCCCTCCGCGCCCGCCGGGGGCGctcttcctccaccaccaccacctggtACTTActgcagggagacaggagaggaagacctAGTAATcgttcaatcaaatttatttctgCAATATTTCMGCTGCATCTTCCTCTGCTTGCTGGAAAGAAGCATGAGTCAGTGAATCATAATAGGACTTGAAATGTGTAACAGGAGTCTAATGGGGCYgcaggtagcctagtggttagagcgttgggccagtaaccgaaaggttgctggatcgaatccccaagctgtcgttctgcccctgagRaaggcagttaacccactgttccRCYggcgccgaagacgtggatgttaaTTAAGGCAGCCCGccgcaccgctctgattcagagagagATGTTAACATTTGTTCATCCACTATGTGTACCAAGGAGAACTGTGCAAAGAGTTKTTTTGATCGTTCAACAACTTATCAATTAAAATGTGAAAGAATCAAAGAWATCACAGCATATTACATGTTCCTAGGGTTGCATTTTAACCCATCATTGTAAATGAATGAGCTAGACGGAGAAACATAGGAAATAGTAATTGCCAATGACCGATACACATTTTCACTAATTCTTCAGAAAGCATATCTGATGCGTTACAGTTTGTGTATCTTGACAGAATACACTTGTCAAGCTACCAGCGATTTCAAGTCATGCAGTCTACCCTTTATTTTAAAAGCATACAATCCTCAGCTTGTGTGCatcagtaccgcttgctgtgcggtagcagattgaacagtctatgacttgggtggctagagtctgacaattttttagggcctttgacaccgcctggtatataggtcctgaatggcaggaagcttggccccggtgacgtactgggccgtacgcactaccctctgtcgcACTTTCCGGTCGGATGCCAAGAAGATGTCATATCAAGCGGRGATGCAaccagtcaaaatgctctcgatggtgcagctgtagaactttgaggatctgaggatacTGTACTGAACATAAGCAYAACTCCTACTTCACTAAAGCGGTGAGCAGTGAATGAATTACCCGTATAAATAAGCATGTAGACTTGCTAATCTGAGAGCAATTGGATGAGAGAGACTATCACACTGGACGTTGGCTGAGGTGGTGACAATTTAGTATTGACCCGGGTGTCTAGTCAACCCTTTCCTCGCTCTCTGACTGAAACAGACAGCTTTAATAAAGTCATGAAAGCCTGCAGCCTCGTAGCCCGCCCCGCCGAGAAGTAGAGCGCCATCTCATTTACAGACGTCATAGCGATAGCTGTCAGGTGGGTAATATCTCATCTATGTGGAGGGATTTAAAATGGCAGGAAATAAAATAGGGGGAACTGTAGAAGCATTCCCGactctctctgtgtcgctctctgcCAGGATATTAGGCGCTAGAAATCCTGACGCCGGCTGGGGATTAGAGCACCGCTCTAAGTGTGCCGCAAATAATAATGACATGAAAAAGGTTCCTACTATCGTGATAGCCCCCTATTCCATGTCAGGCTTGGGAGTTAAGTGTATTATAAGAAGGGGAGATCAACAACCAACCCTGAACCAGGCTTCCTGGGTAGAAAGCCTTGGGAAGCGGCAGAGGCAATAGGCAATATTAATAGGAACTGGATAGGGATTGGGTGGGGGATTAAGTGGGCCCTAGTCCAAAGCCATAGCCTTTTTCCAATGCTATAGATGGGAATATTGGCAGGCAGGGTGGcatggcaggagggagggagagagagacagaggagaccgagagagagagagaacagagagaagaacgagagagagagaaaagaaaagagagacgaaacgagagagaccgagagagagaggagaacagatagGAGCGAGAGAAATCAGAGAGACAGAAACGAGATGAGACCAGAGAGGGGAGACCAGAGAGGAGAtcgaagagacagagacagagaacagagaagagagagacagaacacgagacagagagagacagaacagagagagagagagagatcagagcgagagagaaacggagagacagagacaggacaggagagagaccagaggagacagagagagagagagaacagagagagagagagaacgagagaggagagagagagaaaagagagagagagagacagagagagagagagagaaagaggagagagagaaagaagagaagagagaacagagatagagacagagagagacagagagaaacagag
This portion of the Salvelinus sp. IW2-2015 unplaced genomic scaffold, ASM291031v2 Un_scaffold564, whole genome shotgun sequence genome encodes:
- the LOC139023956 gene encoding octapeptide-repeat protein T2-like, yielding RAGARESEQQEQERERAQERETRERERERERERESERERGAERARRERPARERERARAERAGAPRERSGRAERRNWARRKSGAERESGREREKRGGERSRERQEIAERDETQKRETETQERDRDARTESRTEDGERHRDAERHRDAERHRDAERGQRRERARERRETQKTQRETRDAERRKRRQERRETRDDRESRRHTERDEHT